Sequence from the Acidobacteriota bacterium genome:
CCTCTTTCGCGGGCCCGATCTCGAGTTCACCACGACGCATCACGCGCGCCTGCTCGCCAACAACGTCCAGACCCTCTGGCTGAAGGGCGACGAGCGGCGGCGCTACGAGCACTACGTCGAGCGGCATCTCGAAACGCTCCTGTCCAACCCGGCGATCGCCACGCCGCGCAAGGTGGAACTGCTCCAGTCGGCCGCCCAGACGACGCTGGAGTCGGTGATGGTAGACCCGCGACACACGGAGGCGGTGCCCCGGACGCGGCGCGTGGCACAGCAGACCGTGCAACTGCTCGTGAAGGAGCAGGAGGCGCTCGGCCACATGGCGGCGCTGATGGCGCGCGATTACGACACGGTGCGCCACTCGATGAACGTGAGCATCTTCGCCACAGGCCTGGCCTACGCCGCCGGCGTCCGCAACGCCACGGACCTGCGCGACCTGGCCCTCGGCGGCCTCTTGCACGACATCGGCAAGAGCGAACTGCCTCGCGAACTGATCGTGAAGCCCGGCGCCTATACCGACGAGGAAATGGCCCTGATGCGGACCCACGTGACGCGCGGCGAGCACATCCTCCAGCACGACGGCCGCATGGGGTCGCTGGGCATGGTGGTGGTGTCGCAGCACCACGAGCGCCTGTCGGGCAATGGCTATCCACGCGCCCTCGAGCCACAACACCTCCACCTGTTCGGCCGCATCGCCGGCATCGCCGACGTGTACGATGCGATGACCAGCGACAGGAGCTACCAGCGCGCCATGAAACCCGTCGACGCCCTCCACCTCATGTCGACGCACATGGCGTCGCACTTCGACCAGGAGCTTCTCGCGCAGTTCATCAAGACGCTCAGGGCCCCCGCGAACTGATTCATCCAACTTTTGCCCGGCAGCTCTCGTCTAAGCCGTCGGATCCGTGCGCACACTCTTTGTCATCCTGAGCCTGTCAGGTTCGGCTGCCTGTGTATCCAACCGCGCCGACGTCCCGGCAGATCGCGCCGAGACACGCGCGCCGGCCACCGTGGCCGTCGCGCAGCGCGACGTCTCGCACGTCGTGCGCATGCACGGTACGGTCGAAGCCGAGAACGCGGTGGGCGTGGTCGTGCCGCGCATCCTCGGACAGAACCTGAACGCCCGTGTCGTCACGCGGCTCGCCCCCAACGGCGCGCGCGTGAAGGCCGGCGATCTGGTCGTCGAGTTCGATCGCCAGGCGCAACTGAACACGGCGCTCGAGAAGAAGGCGGAGTTCCGCGATCTCGAAGAGCAGGTCCACCGCAAGGTGGCCGAGCAGACCGAGGCGCGTGCCAGGGACGACACGGCCATCAAGACCGCCGAGAACGCGCTGGCGCTCGCACGCCTCGAGGTGGACAAGAATCCCCTGCTGCCGCGCATCGACGCCGAGAAGAACCTGCTCCTGCGCGAATCGAGCGAGGCCGAACTGGCGCAGCTCCGCAAGACGTACTCCCTCAAGCAGGTGGCCGCGCGGGCCGAGATCCGTACACTGGAAATCAGGCGCGACAGGGCGCGCCGCGCGTGGCAGCACGCCGAGGCCAACGCGGAGCGGCTGTCGGTGCGGGCCCCGCTCGACGGCCTCGTGGTGCTGCGCTCGATGTGGAAGGGTGGCCGCATGGGCGAACCACAGGAGGGGGAAGAGGTCAGGACCGGGCTCGGCCTGCTCGACATCGTCGCCGAGGGGGCCGTGCGCGTGCGCGTGAAGGTGAATCAGGCAGACGTGGCTGGGCTCGCCGTCGGCCTGCCCGCGAGCATCTCGCTCGACGCGTATCCCGACAAGCGCTTCGAGGGACGGCTGGAGCGCCTGGCGCCGGTGGCCACGCCCGGCATGTCCGAGAAGGTCCGCAGCCTCGTGGCGCTGTTCTCGGTGGACGGGCGCGACGCCGTCCTCACGCCCGATCTCTCCGCAGCCGTCGACGTCCGTCTCGGGTCGTGGTCAGGCGTGCTGGCGCTGCCGCGACAGGCGATCGCGTGGAAGGACGGCCGGCCCGGGGTGATCCGCGACGGTCGCTGGCAGGCGGTGACGCTCACGACCCTCACGCCATCGGATGCCGTGATCGCGTCGGGACTCGCGGCCGGCGACCGCGTGGCGCTCGCGGGAGGTCCCTCGTGACCAGACCGCGGCCCTCGCGCCGCGCGGCGGCGCTGGTCGTCGCTCTCGCCCTCGTCGGCTTCGGTGGCTGGCACGTGTTCGGCCGTGGCGCCGACATGAGCGGCGTCGATACGGTGGAGGTCACGCGCGGTCGCTTCGACGACAGGGCCACCGTCCGCGGCGAGATCCGCGCACTCCGCTCGCAGGCCCTGACGGCACCGTCGGACGCCGGCGAGCTCCGCATCCTCGAACTCGCGCCCAACGGCGCACCCGTCCGCAAGGGCGACGTCGTGATCGCCTTCGACGCCACGTCCCTTCGTCAGCGCCTCGACGAGAAGCGGTCCGACCTGCGCGCGTCGCGCGCCGAGATCAGCAGGGCCGAAGCCGAAGGCCGGCTCGACCTCGAGGCCCTGACCACGGGCCGCGTGACGGCGGAGTTCGACGTCGAGCGCGCACGCCTCGACGTCAAGGCCGGCGAACTGCAGTCGCGGTTCGACGAACAGAAGGCTCGCCTGTTGCTCTCGGACAAGGAACAGAAGCTCACCGAAACCGACACGGTGCTGGCCAGCGGACGTGCCGCGACGAAAGCCACCGTCGGCGGGCTCACCGGCAAGCTCGAACGCGCTGAAGCCGAGGTCGGACGCACGTCGCGCGGCCTGGAGGCCCTCGTCATCAAGGCGCCCACAGACGGCCTGATGGTGGTGCTCGACAACTGGCGCGCGGGACAGTTCGGTCAGGGGCAGCGCGCGTTCCAGGTTGGGGATTCCGCGTGGCCCGGTGCACAGATCGCCGAGCTGCCCGACCTGTCGTCGGCGCGCATGACGGCCATGGTCGACGAGGTGGATCGCAGCCGCCTGACCGTCGGCCAGGACGCCACGATCCGCATCGACGCCGTGGCGGATGCCGACATCCCGGCTCGGCTCGCGTCGATCGGGACGATTGCGAAGATGGACACGAGCGGCGGCTGGCCCCCGAAGCGCGGATTCGAGCTCGTGCTCGAACTGGCAGCCAACGACCCCCGCATCAGGCCTGGCATGACCGCCGTCGCGCGCGTGTCCGTTGCGCGCCACCAGAACCAGATCCTCGTGCCGTCGCGGGCACTGTTCCCCCACGGCGGCCGCACCGTGGCGTACGTGGTGACGTCACGCGGATTCGAACCGCGCCTCGTGAGCATCGCGCACAGGAACGACGATGTGACGGCCGTGGCCGCGGGTCTCGAACCAGGGGAACGCGTGGCGGTGGCACCTCCGGCAGACGCCGAAGAACGCCTCACCGCTCTGGAAGGACGCACACGATGACAGGCCGCGCGATCGTCGCCACGCTCATGACGACGGCACTCGGCCTCACGACGACGGCCTGCACGACGACATCGGGCGACGCATCGGTGCCGACCACGCAAGTGCAGCGCGGAGACATCAGCGCCGACGTCTACACCGCGGGCGAGTTCGTCGCCACCCGTTCGCAACTGGTCACCGCGCCAGCCGTCGGCGGCAGTCTGCGACTCGTGGAGGTGCTGCCCACGGGCGCGCGCGTCGAAGCCGGCACCACGGTGATGCGCTTCGACACCGCCGAGCAGGAGTTCTCGCTCGAGATCAGCGAGAGCGAGGTGGCCGAGTCGACGCTCGAAATCGAGAAGCTGGATGCCGACAGGCAGGTGCAGGCCGCACAGGACGAAGTGAACCTGCTGAAGGCCCGCTTCGACGTCAGGCGCGCGGAACTCGACGTGACGACCAACGAACTGCTGTCGGAGGTCGACGCGCGCAAGAACCAGCTCACGCTCGAGGAGTCGCGCCGCAAGCTCGCGCAGATCGAAGAAGACGTCCAGTCACGCGCCCAGACAAGCCAGGCCGCGCGCGCGGTGGCCGACGAGAAGCGGCAGAAGGCCACCCTCTCGCGCGATCGCGCCAGGCTGGCCATCGAGCAGATGCGTGTCACGGCGCCGTTCGCCGGCATCGTCGCCGTCCGCCAGAACCAGGATGCCAACGGCGGTGCGTTCTTCCCCGGCATGTCGCTGCCTGACTACCGCGAAGGCGACACGGTGTTCCCGGGCCGGCCCGTGCTGATGGTGCTCGACCCGGCAGCCATCAACGTGCGTGCGCGCGTGCCGGAATCGCTCGCCGCCAGCGTGAAGGTCGGCCAGAAGGCATCGATCCAGCTCGATGGCAGTACGCGAGCCCCCATCGACGCCACTGTCGCCACGGTGGCGGGCATGGCCGATCGCGGCGGCGTGTGGCGCGCGTCCTCGCAACGCGAGTTCGACGTCACGTTCAGGATGGAGGGCGCCGACGGCACCGTCGACGCCGGACGCACCGCACGCGTGACGATCGAAGGCACGCCGCTTCAGGGTGTCCTGTCGCTGCCGCGTCAGGCCATCTTCGATCGCGACGGCACGCCAACGGTGTTTCTCGCCGACGATGGTCGCTTCACACCAACGCCAGTCAAGGTGGTGGCGCGCACGCAGTCGCGCGTGGTCGTCGACGGGCTCACGGAAGGCACGCTCGTCGCGCTGCGCGATCCCACGGTGCGCGACGGCGACGCGCCCGCCGCCGCATCCGCCGCGGGAGGCGCACGATGAACGTCGAGGCACAGGCGATCGCGCGCGCACCGAAGCGTGGATGGGTGTCGCGGTTCGGGCCCGACGTCAGGATGGGACTCGAGAACCTGCTGGCGCACAAGCTGCGTTCCCTGCTCACGATGCTCGGCATGATCTGCGGCGTGGCCGCCGTCGTCGCCATGCTGTCGATCGGCGCCGGCGCGCAGCAGCAGGTCATGGCGTTCATCGAGAATCTCGGCGTGCGCAACCTGATCGTCGAGGCGCGTGAGGCCACTGACTGGCAGAGCATGCAGAAGATGCGCGCCATCTCGCCTGGACTGACGTTCAACGACGTGCGGCTGGTGGACGCCAACGTGCCGGAGATGTCGGCAATCTCGCCGCGCAAGCGCTTCACGCCCACGGCCCTGCTGCCGCGCCCCGCGCGCGACATGCCCGTGGTGTTCGGCGTGGCCCCGGCCTATCAAGCCATCGCGGGTCTCACGCTCTCGGAAGGCCGCTTCTTCGACGCCGAGGAAGCGCAGGCCGCGGCGCCCGTGGCCGTCCTCGGCGACGGCGTGGCCGACGCGCTCTTCCCGGGCACGACGCCGATCGACAAGCACGTGAAGGTCAACGAGCAGTGGCTGCGCATCGTGGGCGTGATCCGCCCGCAGATGGCCGCGCCGCGCGGCACGAGCGGCCTGCCGGCCGACGACCGCAACAACCTGATCTACGTGCCCGTGTGGACGGCGATCCTGCGTCTGGAAGACACGACGAGCGGCTTCAAGGACGAGATCGACGGCATGTACGTGCAGGTGCACGAGGCGTCGACGTCGCCGGCGGCCGCGCAGGCGATCAGAGGCCTGCTCGACGAGACGCACAAGCGATCCGGCGACTACTCCCTCGTCGTACCGGCGGAACTGCTCGCCGAACAGCAGCGCACGCAACGCATCTTCCAGATGGTGATGGTGGCCATCGCGTCGATCTCGCTGCTGGTCGGCGGCATCGGCATCATGAACATCATGCTCGCGAGCGTGATGGAGCGGACGCGCGAGATCGGCGTCAGGCGCGCCGTCGGTGCGACGCAGGCCGAGGTCGTGCGGCAGTTCCTCATCGAAGCGACGATCATCTCCGGCCTCGGCGGCGTGCTCGGCGTTGTCGTTGGCGTCCTGATCTCGCGCCTGGTCGCCTACTTCGCCGGCTGGACGACGGTGATCACGCCGTTCTCGGTGGTGCTCGCGTTCACGGTGTCGGTGGCCGTCGGCCTGCTGTTCGGCGTCTACCCCGCCCGCAAGGCCGCGCGACTGGATCCCGTCAAAGCCCTGCACTACGAATAGTTCGACTCGTTCCAGACGAGACCTCAGGTCTCGTCTGGACCTCGCTCACTACACGCGGAACGTGGCGACATGCACGTACGTCTTTCAACGCGTGCCTGCTGCCGTGGCTACGGGGCTCGACGCCCTGCGCGCCAATCCTCTCCGCACACTCCTCTCGACCGTCGGCGTCGTCATGGGGGCCGCATCGCTTGCGGCGGTGCTGTCGCTGGCCGACGGCGCCGAATCCTTCACGCGCGAGCGGATCGCGTTCGAGGGCATGCAGCGCATCACGCTCGAAGCGAAGACGTTCGACTCGATCGACGGCCATCGCGTGCCGCGCGCGAACTACCCGATCTTCACGCCCGCCGACGCGACTCAGGTCGCAACCGCGATCCCTGACGCTGATGTTCGTCTCGAGGTGACGGGCACCGCGCTGGCGGGCTGTCAGGAAGGCCAATCGTGCCTGGAACTGCCGGCAGCTCCCGATCCTGCGGTTCGCGCGGTCCGCCTGCTCGGCGTGTGGGCGACAGGACGCACCGTGGCGCCAGCCATGCTGCAGGGCCGGTGGTTCACCGAAGAGGAGATCCGGTCGGCGGCGCACGTCGCCGTCGTCACGAAGCAGACTGGCGATGCGCTCGTCACGCCATCGTCTGGCGCGGCGCCGATCGGGCAGTCGCTGACGCTGGGTGGCGCATCCTACGACATCGTCGGTGTCGTGGCCGACGGACCGGGAGCGCGCGACCTGATGGCCACGGTGCCGCTCGAGGCGATAGACGCCGCGCTCGTCGCCGTGCCGCAGCCACGCGCGCGGACGCTCAGCGTGACGGTGCCGAACGTCGAGGCGGCTCACGACGCGCGGCGGCGACTGGAAGACGTCGTGAAGACGCGCGCCGATTGGGCCGGACAGGTGCGCACCGTGGCGCACGGGCCCGAGCGGCTCGCGCAGGCCACACAAGGCATCCTCGTGATGAAACTGATGCTCGGCGCCTTCACGTCGATCTCGCTGCTGGTCGGCGGCGTGGGCATCATGAACGTGCTGCTCGCGTCGGTCGCCGAGCGCACCCGCGAGATCGGCATTCGCAAGGCCGTCGGCGCCCGACGACGCGACATCCTCGCCCAGTTCCTCACCGAGTCGATCGCGATCTCGGCCGCCGGCAGCGTCATCGGCGTGGTGGTCGGCCTTGCGGGCGCCTACCTCGTCACCGCCATCATCAGGGCGCGCACCGAAGCCTTGATCTATGCCTCCGTGAGCGTCAGCACACTGCTCGTGAGCGCCCTCGCCGCGCTGGCAGTCGGTCTCGTCTTTGGCACCTACCCCGCCATCCGCGCCGCCCGCCTCTCCCCCATCGACGCCATCGTGCGGGAGTGAACGGGACGGGCACCCACAAGGGGTGCCCCTACATCAACGCGGGGCCGCGCCAGCCCCCGCCTGCCATGTAGGGGCGGCCCTTGCCTGCCCTCTGTAGCTGCGCGGCAGCGAAAGAGGATGGCCGCCCGCGATGTCGCGAGTCATGACCAGTTGCCACGCCGAATGTCGCCAGTGAAAGAGAGACCATCCCGTCTCGTCTCACAGGAGGCTTTCACGTGCACATTCGATCGATGCTGACCGTCCTCGCGGCTACCACGCTGTTCGTTGCGGCGACAGGCGCCACTCAGGATGCTGCGAAGCGAAGCAAGGGGACATCGAAGGCGGCGG
This genomic interval carries:
- a CDS encoding ABC transporter permease, whose product is MATCTYVFQRVPAAVATGLDALRANPLRTLLSTVGVVMGAASLAAVLSLADGAESFTRERIAFEGMQRITLEAKTFDSIDGHRVPRANYPIFTPADATQVATAIPDADVRLEVTGTALAGCQEGQSCLELPAAPDPAVRAVRLLGVWATGRTVAPAMLQGRWFTEEEIRSAAHVAVVTKQTGDALVTPSSGAAPIGQSLTLGGASYDIVGVVADGPGARDLMATVPLEAIDAALVAVPQPRARTLSVTVPNVEAAHDARRRLEDVVKTRADWAGQVRTVAHGPERLAQATQGILVMKLMLGAFTSISLLVGGVGIMNVLLASVAERTREIGIRKAVGARRRDILAQFLTESIAISAAGSVIGVVVGLAGAYLVTAIIRARTEALIYASVSVSTLLVSALAALAVGLVFGTYPAIRAARLSPIDAIVRE
- a CDS encoding HD domain-containing protein, which codes for MAATARARVSVPDSPEGSVRAAFGHVRPLYIPVQLDGLVVDSVVDFHLHLQTSPGHFVLFRGPDLEFTTTHHARLLANNVQTLWLKGDERRRYEHYVERHLETLLSNPAIATPRKVELLQSAAQTTLESVMVDPRHTEAVPRTRRVAQQTVQLLVKEQEALGHMAALMARDYDTVRHSMNVSIFATGLAYAAGVRNATDLRDLALGGLLHDIGKSELPRELIVKPGAYTDEEMALMRTHVTRGEHILQHDGRMGSLGMVVVSQHHERLSGNGYPRALEPQHLHLFGRIAGIADVYDAMTSDRSYQRAMKPVDALHLMSTHMASHFDQELLAQFIKTLRAPAN
- a CDS encoding efflux RND transporter periplasmic adaptor subunit; protein product: MRTLFVILSLSGSAACVSNRADVPADRAETRAPATVAVAQRDVSHVVRMHGTVEAENAVGVVVPRILGQNLNARVVTRLAPNGARVKAGDLVVEFDRQAQLNTALEKKAEFRDLEEQVHRKVAEQTEARARDDTAIKTAENALALARLEVDKNPLLPRIDAEKNLLLRESSEAELAQLRKTYSLKQVAARAEIRTLEIRRDRARRAWQHAEANAERLSVRAPLDGLVVLRSMWKGGRMGEPQEGEEVRTGLGLLDIVAEGAVRVRVKVNQADVAGLAVGLPASISLDAYPDKRFEGRLERLAPVATPGMSEKVRSLVALFSVDGRDAVLTPDLSAAVDVRLGSWSGVLALPRQAIAWKDGRPGVIRDGRWQAVTLTTLTPSDAVIASGLAAGDRVALAGGPS
- a CDS encoding ABC transporter permease; translated protein: MNVEAQAIARAPKRGWVSRFGPDVRMGLENLLAHKLRSLLTMLGMICGVAAVVAMLSIGAGAQQQVMAFIENLGVRNLIVEAREATDWQSMQKMRAISPGLTFNDVRLVDANVPEMSAISPRKRFTPTALLPRPARDMPVVFGVAPAYQAIAGLTLSEGRFFDAEEAQAAAPVAVLGDGVADALFPGTTPIDKHVKVNEQWLRIVGVIRPQMAAPRGTSGLPADDRNNLIYVPVWTAILRLEDTTSGFKDEIDGMYVQVHEASTSPAAAQAIRGLLDETHKRSGDYSLVVPAELLAEQQRTQRIFQMVMVAIASISLLVGGIGIMNIMLASVMERTREIGVRRAVGATQAEVVRQFLIEATIISGLGGVLGVVVGVLISRLVAYFAGWTTVITPFSVVLAFTVSVAVGLLFGVYPARKAARLDPVKALHYE
- a CDS encoding HlyD family efflux transporter periplasmic adaptor subunit, translating into MTGRAIVATLMTTALGLTTTACTTTSGDASVPTTQVQRGDISADVYTAGEFVATRSQLVTAPAVGGSLRLVEVLPTGARVEAGTTVMRFDTAEQEFSLEISESEVAESTLEIEKLDADRQVQAAQDEVNLLKARFDVRRAELDVTTNELLSEVDARKNQLTLEESRRKLAQIEEDVQSRAQTSQAARAVADEKRQKATLSRDRARLAIEQMRVTAPFAGIVAVRQNQDANGGAFFPGMSLPDYREGDTVFPGRPVLMVLDPAAINVRARVPESLAASVKVGQKASIQLDGSTRAPIDATVATVAGMADRGGVWRASSQREFDVTFRMEGADGTVDAGRTARVTIEGTPLQGVLSLPRQAIFDRDGTPTVFLADDGRFTPTPVKVVARTQSRVVVDGLTEGTLVALRDPTVRDGDAPAAASAAGGAR